A single region of the Myxococcota bacterium genome encodes:
- a CDS encoding NUDIX hydrolase — MPEPRPAVPAPAATVMIVRDGTDGVEVFMLERNPSADFGGLYVFPGGKLDEADAASALAARCHGFGAAEANRTLGFERDALAFWVAAIRECFEEAGILLARGPEGDILPLTRPERRERFAGYRKRLNARDAGVFEAMCEDESLTLGTDSLAYVAHWVTPKVVPRRYDTRFFVARAPADQHAIHDGGEAVESLWVRPEDALARFRRGELEMISPTFTNLEALTGYASADALLADKRTIDAATIETIRPAIREGTEFEEDFEVIATGGVFDAAAIADGL; from the coding sequence ATGCCCGAACCGCGGCCTGCAGTTCCCGCACCCGCGGCCACCGTCATGATCGTTCGCGACGGCACGGACGGCGTCGAAGTCTTCATGCTCGAACGCAACCCGAGCGCCGACTTCGGCGGACTCTACGTGTTCCCGGGCGGGAAGCTCGATGAGGCCGACGCCGCCTCCGCCCTCGCGGCGCGCTGCCACGGGTTCGGTGCAGCCGAGGCGAACCGCACCCTCGGGTTCGAGCGCGACGCGCTCGCCTTCTGGGTGGCGGCGATCCGGGAGTGCTTCGAGGAGGCGGGCATCCTGTTGGCGCGGGGGCCCGAGGGCGACATCCTGCCGCTCACCCGTCCCGAGCGACGCGAGCGCTTCGCGGGCTATCGCAAGCGCTTGAACGCGCGCGATGCCGGGGTCTTCGAGGCGATGTGCGAGGACGAATCGCTGACGCTGGGGACGGATTCCCTCGCCTATGTGGCCCACTGGGTCACGCCGAAGGTCGTTCCCCGGCGCTACGACACGCGTTTCTTCGTGGCGCGCGCACCGGCCGACCAGCACGCGATCCACGACGGCGGCGAAGCGGTCGAGAGTCTGTGGGTGCGTCCGGAAGACGCGCTGGCGCGTTTCCGCCGTGGCGAACTCGAGATGATCTCTCCCACCTTCACGAACCTCGAAGCGCTGACGGGGTACGCCTCGGCCGACGCCTTGCTCGCGGACAAGCGCACCATCGACGCGGCGACGATCGAGACGATCCGGCCCGCGATCCGCGAAGGGACCGAGTTCGAAGAGGACTTCGAGGTGATCGCGACGGGCGGTGTCTTCGACGCGGCCGCGATCGCCGACGGCTTGTAA
- a CDS encoding VOC family protein: MGVSHIALAVRDIQATHAFYTEAMGFELVKVEVVPQKGGFARHAFYSTGSREDQLIAFWDLANVPGSEDLRTDICRDLGLDPLTNHIAFQAEDAADLERRKQRWLDHGCDVLEIDHGWVHSVYTEDPDHIAVEFAVVTRPLTEADAREALELLRAAEPASSADIPKVTLHKADAAEAKREGDA, encoded by the coding sequence ATGGGTGTGAGTCACATCGCTCTCGCAGTTCGCGACATCCAGGCCACCCACGCCTTCTACACCGAGGCGATGGGCTTCGAACTCGTCAAGGTCGAGGTGGTTCCGCAGAAGGGCGGGTTCGCGCGCCATGCCTTCTACTCGACGGGCTCGCGGGAGGATCAGCTGATCGCGTTCTGGGATCTCGCGAACGTTCCCGGTTCGGAAGACCTGCGCACGGACATCTGCCGCGATCTCGGTCTCGACCCGTTGACCAACCACATCGCCTTCCAGGCCGAGGACGCGGCCGATCTCGAGCGTCGGAAGCAGCGCTGGCTGGATCACGGCTGCGACGTCCTGGAAATCGACCACGGCTGGGTGCACTCGGTCTACACCGAAGACCCGGACCACATCGCCGTCGAGTTCGCCGTGGTCACGCGGCCGTTGACCGAAGCGGACGCGCGGGAGGCGCTCGAACTGCTCCGGGCGGCGGAGCCCGCGTCGTCGGCGGACATCCCGAAGGTCACGCTCCACAAGGCGGATGCCGCCGAAGCGAAGCGAGAAGGAGACGCTTGA
- a CDS encoding carboxymuconolactone decarboxylase family protein — MPRLRQVSKPDAHPTAQTLYRMLFGERDPVASPGTATGTPGNWWTVFAGVPDCFDHTVAGFAFYRSEKRELSPQLRELGQLRAGYARGSRFVFSQHCKAARDVGLSEEKIEAVRAWSVADCFSAIERAVLAYTDALVLESGRVPDAVFEALRAELNDTEILELTYITCTYDMHATMCRALRLEYDDVDDPITEVPAPEGASLDVMSAVDAADS; from the coding sequence ATGCCCCGCTTGCGACAGGTTTCGAAGCCGGACGCCCACCCCACCGCGCAGACGCTCTACCGCATGCTCTTCGGCGAGCGCGACCCGGTCGCGTCGCCGGGGACGGCCACCGGGACTCCGGGCAACTGGTGGACGGTGTTCGCCGGCGTGCCCGATTGCTTCGATCACACGGTGGCGGGGTTCGCCTTCTACCGCAGTGAGAAGCGAGAGCTCTCGCCCCAGCTGCGGGAGCTGGGGCAACTCCGGGCCGGCTACGCGCGGGGCAGTCGCTTCGTGTTCTCCCAGCATTGCAAGGCTGCGCGGGACGTCGGGCTCTCGGAGGAGAAGATCGAAGCCGTCCGCGCCTGGTCGGTCGCGGACTGCTTCTCTGCGATCGAGCGCGCCGTGCTGGCCTACACCGATGCCCTGGTGCTCGAGAGCGGTCGGGTTCCGGATGCGGTCTTCGAGGCATTGCGCGCGGAGCTGAACGACACCGAGATCCTCGAACTCACCTACATCACGTGCACCTACGACATGCACGCCACCATGTGTCGTGCGCTGCGTCTGGAATACGACGACGTCGACGACCCGATCACCGAAGTGCCGGCGCCCGAGGGTGCTTCTCTGGACGTGATGTCCGCGGTGGACGCTGCCGACTCGTAG
- a CDS encoding LLM class flavin-dependent oxidoreductase — protein sequence MQIGLLMFPSAFGSAGIAQTAEQLGFASLVFADTQCLTPEVWSQLMLVASATERIEIGTGVTNPVSRDPAVTASAALGLQVASGGRVVLGIGRGDSSMAKIGRRPAPPAEFETYLERLRAYLHGEEILREGSPSRIEWLDECEVAPVPIEVAATGPKVIDIAARRADRICFAVGADPERLTDCIAHARRCAEAAGRDPAELRFGAYVNCVVHDDPAVAREAIRGGLSVFAHFSGFQGMDIDKLPEGVRAAAQHLRTGYDMENHAVASGGHAQALDAEFIHRFGIAGPASEAAERFEALGETGVDYLRIVPGSRDIPREIAAQSIQALGKIVTSLA from the coding sequence ATGCAGATCGGATTGCTGATGTTCCCGAGCGCCTTCGGCTCGGCCGGAATCGCCCAGACCGCCGAGCAGCTCGGATTCGCGAGCCTCGTCTTCGCCGACACCCAGTGCCTCACCCCGGAGGTGTGGTCCCAGCTGATGCTCGTGGCCTCGGCCACCGAACGCATCGAGATCGGCACCGGCGTGACGAACCCGGTGAGCCGCGATCCCGCGGTCACCGCGTCAGCCGCCCTCGGCTTGCAGGTAGCGAGCGGCGGTCGCGTCGTCCTCGGCATCGGTCGTGGTGACTCGTCGATGGCGAAGATCGGACGGCGCCCGGCCCCGCCCGCCGAATTCGAGACCTACCTCGAGCGGCTGCGCGCCTACCTCCACGGCGAGGAGATCCTGCGCGAGGGCAGCCCCAGCCGCATCGAGTGGCTCGACGAGTGCGAAGTCGCGCCCGTCCCGATCGAAGTCGCCGCCACCGGCCCCAAGGTGATCGACATCGCGGCACGCAGAGCCGATCGGATCTGCTTCGCGGTGGGCGCCGACCCCGAGCGCCTGACCGACTGCATCGCCCACGCTCGCCGCTGCGCCGAAGCCGCCGGACGCGATCCCGCCGAGCTGCGTTTCGGCGCCTACGTGAACTGCGTCGTGCACGACGACCCGGCGGTGGCCCGCGAGGCCATCCGCGGGGGCCTGTCCGTGTTTGCCCACTTCTCCGGCTTCCAGGGGATGGACATCGACAAGCTGCCCGAAGGGGTGCGCGCCGCCGCGCAACACCTGCGCACGGGCTACGACATGGAGAACCATGCCGTCGCCTCGGGCGGTCACGCCCAGGCGCTGGATGCCGAATTCATCCACCGCTTCGGGATCGCGGGCCCGGCATCGGAAGCCGCCGAGCGCTTCGAAGCCCTGGGCGAGACGGGCGTCGACTACCTGCGGATCGTGCCCGGTTCCCGCGACATCCCCCGCGAGATCGCCGCCCAGTCGATCCAGGCGCTGGGCAAGATCGTGACGAGCCTGGCCTAG
- a CDS encoding 2-hydroxychromene-2-carboxylate isomerase, which produces MTPPLPHVDVFWSFRSPYSYLATGRLVELEARYAIDVRVRPVLPLAVRTPEFFRQVNPLFPSYLVRDVLRLGEFQEIPIRWPRPDPVVMNPDGSYPTEQPTIHRLTRLGVAAAERDRGLAFLDEVSQLIWNGDVDGWHEGDHLARATQRSGLDLAELDAAIEADPSSHVQTIDANQEALEAAGHWGVPTMVFENEPFFGQDRLDLLTWRLERAGVKPRG; this is translated from the coding sequence ATGACGCCCCCCCTCCCCCACGTCGACGTCTTCTGGTCGTTCCGCAGTCCCTACTCCTACCTGGCCACGGGTCGGCTCGTCGAACTCGAAGCGCGCTACGCGATCGACGTCCGCGTGCGCCCCGTGCTGCCACTCGCGGTGCGCACACCCGAGTTCTTCCGGCAGGTGAACCCGCTCTTCCCGAGCTACCTGGTGCGCGACGTGCTGCGGCTCGGCGAGTTCCAGGAGATCCCGATCCGCTGGCCGAGACCCGACCCGGTCGTGATGAATCCAGACGGCAGCTACCCCACCGAGCAGCCCACCATCCACCGACTCACGCGGCTGGGCGTGGCCGCCGCCGAGCGCGACCGCGGCCTGGCCTTCCTCGACGAAGTGTCCCAGCTCATCTGGAACGGCGACGTCGACGGCTGGCACGAGGGCGATCACCTCGCTCGGGCGACCCAGCGGTCCGGCCTCGACCTCGCCGAGCTCGACGCCGCGATCGAGGCCGATCCGTCCTCGCACGTGCAGACGATCGACGCCAATCAGGAAGCCCTCGAAGCGGCGGGGCACTGGGGCGTGCCGACGATGGTGTTCGAGAACGAACCCTTCTTCGGCCAGGACCGCCTCGACCTCTTGACCTGGCGCCTCGAGCGCGCAGGCGTGAAGCCGCGCGGCTGA
- a CDS encoding glutathione S-transferase family protein has product MTTAPDYELLMFQRSHFNEKARWALDWKRIPHRRTPFLPGPHGGPIRKLTGQTQVPVLVADGEAIPGSARIIEALEQRHPEPALYPSDSAERERALAIQTHFDDEVGPKIRRAMFSVMVEEPAYLASLFAGHKSAPLRWAYGAVFPLVKAKMKHEMQIEEPHIGEAFEATRQAFAFVEKEVGPSGYLVGDRFSIADLTAAAILAPGVVVDHPDMHKPASPPPAIREFLARWASLPGAAWVQRMYADHRPGRA; this is encoded by the coding sequence ATGACCACAGCGCCCGACTACGAACTGCTGATGTTCCAGCGCAGCCACTTCAACGAGAAGGCGCGCTGGGCGCTCGACTGGAAACGCATTCCCCATCGCCGGACTCCGTTCCTCCCCGGCCCCCACGGCGGCCCGATCCGGAAACTCACGGGCCAGACCCAGGTTCCGGTGCTCGTGGCAGATGGCGAAGCGATTCCGGGTTCGGCGCGCATCATCGAAGCCCTGGAGCAGCGCCACCCGGAACCGGCGCTCTACCCGAGCGACTCCGCCGAGCGCGAGCGCGCCCTCGCGATCCAGACCCACTTCGACGACGAGGTCGGCCCGAAGATCCGACGCGCGATGTTCTCGGTGATGGTCGAAGAACCCGCCTATCTCGCGTCGCTCTTCGCGGGCCACAAGAGCGCACCCCTGCGCTGGGCCTACGGCGCGGTGTTCCCCCTCGTGAAGGCGAAGATGAAACACGAGATGCAGATCGAAGAGCCCCACATCGGCGAAGCGTTCGAGGCGACGCGCCAGGCCTTCGCGTTCGTCGAGAAGGAAGTCGGACCGTCGGGCTATCTGGTAGGGGATCGTTTCAGCATCGCCGACCTGACGGCGGCCGCGATCCTGGCGCCGGGCGTGGTCGTCGACCACCCGGACATGCACAAGCCCGCGTCGCCACCGCCGGCGATTCGCGAGTTCCTGGCGCGCTGGGCGTCGCTACCGGGAGCCGCCTGGGTGCAGCGGATGTACGCAGACCACCGGCCCGGACGCGCCTAG
- a CDS encoding TetR/AcrR family transcriptional regulator, with the protein MRYAPEHKDQTRERILAEARRLFRRHGFEGVSLDAVMSAAGLTRGGFYKHFRSKADLFARALDHEADFVARMRAREGRSAEALREGALEVVRGYLHPDHREQVGRGCDLAALSVDVARAGKRARKQHATKLRELVAEFERGLGSPDTPDPRALTSVALCVGGLVLARSVDDEALAEALLDACEEAVAARLDA; encoded by the coding sequence GTGCGCTACGCCCCCGAACACAAGGACCAGACCCGTGAGCGCATCCTCGCCGAAGCGCGGCGCCTGTTCCGACGCCACGGCTTCGAGGGGGTGAGCCTCGACGCGGTGATGAGCGCGGCCGGACTCACGCGGGGCGGCTTCTACAAGCACTTCCGGTCGAAAGCCGATCTGTTCGCGCGGGCCCTGGATCACGAGGCCGACTTCGTCGCGCGGATGCGGGCCCGCGAGGGGCGCAGCGCCGAGGCGCTCCGCGAAGGCGCCCTCGAGGTGGTGCGCGGCTACCTGCATCCCGATCACCGCGAGCAGGTCGGACGCGGCTGCGACCTCGCGGCCCTGTCCGTCGACGTGGCGCGCGCGGGGAAGCGTGCGCGGAAGCAACATGCCACGAAGCTGCGCGAGCTCGTGGCCGAGTTCGAGCGAGGCCTCGGCTCTCCGGACACGCCCGACCCGCGGGCGCTCACGTCGGTTGCGCTCTGTGTGGGAGGGCTGGTGCTGGCGCGGTCCGTCGACGACGAGGCGCTCGCCGAGGCCCTGCTCGATGCCTGCGAGGAAGCCGTCGCGGCTCGGCTCGACGCCTGA
- a CDS encoding GNAT family N-acetyltransferase, whose product MQAELPKTPASDCLDRYLSEGWFRTGGLMAYAPLITIHRDVWATVPIRVPLHRYQPSRSLRRMLRKNGDRFRTEVGPATSDAARESLYRETSKRFAGYRYESLSEMLTAEPFDRLFDTREVSVWDGDRLVATSYFDTGQHSVASLLGLYDPEYKPFGLGVYTMLLEVEHAVAHGYRYYYPGYVLVGNPWLDYKLRLQPMQYRSPSGRWRTRATAPIRDRLCNRIQQRRARLERALSRAGVVHRRRIYPMFWMEDLGVATLLDFDPVGSPVLIEIGARGVETGGWIVEVSREDGPAYRVSEAAPKRGIDDWIEGGKTEEIEDPVYVIEPLERLCDPIAVDTVDAVLAALPSRPGNGAA is encoded by the coding sequence ATGCAGGCCGAGCTCCCGAAGACGCCCGCGAGTGACTGCCTCGATCGGTACCTGTCCGAAGGTTGGTTTCGCACCGGCGGCCTGATGGCCTACGCGCCCCTCATCACGATCCACCGGGATGTCTGGGCCACGGTTCCGATTCGCGTTCCGCTGCACCGCTACCAACCGAGCCGCAGCCTGCGTCGGATGCTCCGCAAGAATGGCGACCGTTTCCGCACCGAGGTCGGGCCCGCCACGTCCGATGCGGCCCGCGAGTCCCTCTATCGCGAGACGTCGAAGCGCTTCGCCGGCTATCGCTACGAGAGCCTGAGCGAGATGCTCACCGCCGAACCCTTCGACCGGCTCTTCGACACGCGCGAGGTATCGGTGTGGGACGGCGACCGACTGGTGGCCACGAGCTACTTCGATACGGGCCAGCATTCGGTGGCGAGCCTGCTGGGACTCTACGATCCCGAGTACAAGCCCTTTGGCCTCGGCGTGTACACGATGCTGCTCGAGGTGGAACACGCCGTCGCGCACGGATATCGCTACTACTACCCGGGGTACGTGCTCGTCGGGAACCCTTGGCTCGACTACAAGCTTCGCCTGCAGCCGATGCAGTACCGCAGCCCTTCGGGCCGCTGGCGCACGCGGGCCACCGCCCCGATCCGCGACCGACTCTGCAACCGGATCCAACAGCGCCGGGCCCGACTCGAACGGGCGCTGTCGCGCGCCGGCGTGGTCCATCGGCGGCGCATCTATCCGATGTTCTGGATGGAAGATCTGGGCGTCGCCACGCTCCTCGACTTCGACCCGGTCGGCTCGCCCGTGCTGATCGAGATCGGAGCGCGCGGGGTGGAAACGGGCGGCTGGATCGTCGAGGTCTCTCGTGAGGACGGTCCGGCGTATCGCGTCTCCGAGGCGGCTCCGAAGCGGGGCATCGACGATTGGATCGAGGGCGGCAAGACCGAAGAGATCGAAGATCCGGTCTACGTGATCGAACCCCTCGAGCGCCTCTGCGATCCGATCGCGGTCGATACGGTCGACGCCGTGCTGGCGGCGCTTCCATCGCGGCCCGGCAACGGGGCCGCGTAG
- a CDS encoding sterol desaturase family protein, which yields MRNVLAWLIFPVTVTVVLGAGLWALGNDVSSGWVVGLGTFGSLAIVAVLERVQPYRPDWNHSQGDLTADALYLPTYLGVNALFEPFVRVAAVALGVAVSESIGIGLWPGDWSLLAQLVLASVVVEAFDYWPHRLLHEVPALWRFHAIHHNPKRLYWLNATRAHPVEIAFRGIVNVIPLALLGAGEALLAMVALTNTVLGLFQHANIDFKLGPLSWIFSVGEMHRWHHSVTLAEANHNYGSNFLFWDIVFGTRYRHPERSGPDEIGIESDDIPVSYWGQLGAPFRS from the coding sequence ATGCGCAACGTCCTCGCCTGGCTGATCTTCCCGGTCACCGTGACCGTCGTGCTCGGCGCCGGCCTCTGGGCGTTGGGGAACGACGTGTCCAGCGGCTGGGTCGTCGGCCTCGGCACCTTCGGAAGCCTCGCGATCGTGGCCGTACTCGAGCGGGTCCAGCCCTACCGGCCCGATTGGAACCACTCGCAGGGCGACCTCACCGCCGACGCTCTCTATCTGCCTACCTACCTGGGCGTCAACGCGCTCTTCGAGCCCTTCGTACGCGTCGCCGCCGTCGCCCTGGGTGTCGCGGTCTCGGAGTCGATCGGGATCGGGCTCTGGCCGGGCGACTGGTCGCTCCTGGCGCAGCTGGTCCTGGCCTCGGTGGTCGTGGAGGCCTTCGACTACTGGCCGCACCGACTGCTGCACGAGGTGCCAGCGCTGTGGCGCTTCCATGCGATCCACCACAATCCGAAGCGGCTCTACTGGCTCAATGCGACCCGCGCCCACCCGGTGGAGATCGCGTTCCGGGGCATCGTCAACGTAATCCCGCTGGCCCTGCTCGGCGCAGGCGAAGCGCTGCTCGCGATGGTCGCCCTCACGAACACCGTGCTCGGGCTCTTTCAACACGCCAACATCGACTTCAAGCTCGGTCCGCTCAGCTGGATCTTCAGCGTGGGCGAGATGCATCGCTGGCACCACTCGGTGACCCTGGCCGAAGCCAACCACAACTACGGCAGCAACTTCCTGTTCTGGGACATCGTCTTCGGCACCCGCTATCGCCACCCGGAACGCAGCGGCCCGGACGAGATCGGCATCGAGAGCGACGACATCCCGGTCTCCTACTGGGGCCAACTCGGCGCCCCCTTCCGCTCCTGA
- a CDS encoding nitroreductase/quinone reductase family protein, with amino-acid sequence MRRLTILVLTLGLTLAGPTGCITAVGIFQPENVGGETIVITTFDKNGDPWERVITPIDDGGRLVVAANHWPRAWYYRALQNPDVQVKGTSDTTDYRAVPVSDEERDRLLDESGFPWFAYVLTGFAPREFLVLEPR; translated from the coding sequence ATGCGAAGGCTGACCATCCTTGTCCTGACACTCGGGCTCACGCTGGCCGGGCCCACCGGCTGCATCACGGCGGTCGGGATCTTCCAGCCCGAGAACGTCGGCGGGGAGACCATCGTGATCACCACGTTCGACAAGAACGGCGACCCCTGGGAGCGGGTGATCACGCCAATCGACGACGGCGGGCGCCTCGTCGTGGCCGCGAATCACTGGCCGCGGGCCTGGTACTACCGCGCACTCCAGAACCCGGACGTTCAGGTGAAGGGGACCAGCGACACCACGGACTACCGCGCGGTACCCGTCAGTGACGAAGAGCGGGACCGGCTCCTCGACGAGTCCGGGTTCCCCTGGTTCGCCTATGTACTCACGGGCTTCGCTCCGCGCGAGTTCCTGGTTCTCGAGCCTCGCTAG
- the fghA gene encoding S-formylglutathione hydrolase — protein MSTPETISEARCFDGRQLVLRHASSELDCEMECAVYLPPQAASGPVPVLWWLSGLTCTWENFTVKAGAQRYAAEHGVALVAPDTSPRGTALPGEDDDWDFGSGAGFYVNATEAPWSAHYRMYAYVTEELPALVSANFPVDPDRQSIFGHSMGGHGALVVALRNPQRYRSVSAFAPICAPSECPWGEKALGNYLGPERAAWLRYDACALLAESEWRAPILVDQGDADTFLEEQLRPDRLREACERAGVPLELHYREGYDHSYYFIASFVGTHIAHHARALSGER, from the coding sequence TTGAGCACACCCGAAACGATCAGCGAGGCGCGCTGCTTCGACGGCCGCCAGCTCGTGCTGCGGCACGCCTCCAGCGAACTCGACTGCGAGATGGAGTGCGCCGTCTACCTCCCGCCCCAGGCCGCGTCCGGTCCCGTCCCGGTGCTCTGGTGGCTCTCGGGTCTCACCTGCACCTGGGAGAACTTCACCGTGAAGGCGGGTGCGCAGCGGTATGCCGCCGAGCACGGCGTCGCGCTGGTCGCGCCCGACACGAGTCCGCGCGGGACGGCGCTTCCCGGCGAAGACGACGACTGGGATTTCGGCAGCGGCGCAGGCTTCTACGTGAACGCGACCGAAGCGCCCTGGAGTGCTCACTACCGGATGTACGCCTACGTCACCGAGGAACTCCCTGCGCTCGTGTCGGCGAACTTCCCGGTCGACCCGGACCGGCAATCGATCTTCGGCCACTCCATGGGCGGACACGGTGCGCTGGTGGTCGCGCTGCGGAACCCCCAGCGATACCGCTCGGTGTCGGCGTTCGCTCCCATCTGCGCGCCGAGCGAGTGTCCGTGGGGCGAGAAGGCCCTCGGGAACTACCTCGGGCCCGAGCGCGCGGCCTGGTTGCGCTACGACGCCTGCGCGCTGCTCGCCGAGAGCGAATGGCGCGCGCCCATCCTCGTGGACCAGGGCGACGCCGACACGTTCCTCGAGGAGCAGCTCCGGCCCGACCGTCTTCGCGAGGCTTGTGAGCGAGCCGGCGTTCCCCTCGAGCTCCACTACCGCGAAGGGTACGACCACAGCTACTACTTCATCGCGTCCTTCGTCGGCACGCACATCGCCCACCACGCGCGCGCGCTCTCTGGCGAGCGCTGA
- a CDS encoding PEP-CTERM sorting domain-containing protein: MFEHEALAKTIPTRHPRSRVPLAAAIALLVGVGTPAMAATVVVDAVTSGFFKESGNSAHIVGSTIENYQAGYNKTTDETAKNWFVFDVPTLGPDDFIADAALSLYLPTFPGDAGFGYGSADPEETYTLFTLDAPQLSVIDADLILGDLATGSDFDTWYPLLGATGDIAADGPVVKADEGTEVIFPFTMEGLMYLDGSIGGTILFGGLVSSIDNDPSLDIAEGLFHHTHPGGIGGPATPSAKLILDIVTVPEPGTGLLIVFGLAGMAVGGGRRR, translated from the coding sequence ATGTTCGAGCACGAGGCTCTCGCGAAGACCATCCCCACGCGACACCCGCGGAGCCGCGTTCCGCTCGCTGCGGCGATCGCTCTGCTCGTCGGAGTCGGAACACCGGCGATGGCGGCCACGGTCGTCGTCGACGCGGTGACCTCGGGCTTCTTCAAGGAGTCGGGGAACAGCGCTCACATCGTCGGATCGACGATCGAGAACTACCAGGCCGGCTACAACAAGACGACGGATGAAACAGCGAAGAACTGGTTCGTGTTCGACGTGCCCACGCTCGGGCCCGACGATTTCATCGCCGACGCCGCGCTCAGCCTCTACCTGCCCACGTTTCCGGGAGACGCCGGCTTCGGCTACGGCTCGGCGGATCCCGAAGAGACGTACACCCTGTTCACACTCGACGCGCCCCAACTCTCCGTCATCGACGCCGACCTGATCCTCGGCGATCTCGCCACCGGATCCGATTTCGACACCTGGTATCCGTTGCTCGGTGCGACCGGGGATATCGCCGCCGACGGTCCGGTGGTCAAGGCCGACGAGGGGACCGAGGTAATCTTCCCGTTCACGATGGAAGGCCTCATGTACCTCGACGGATCGATCGGGGGAACGATCCTGTTCGGAGGCCTCGTATCGAGTATCGACAACGATCCGTCTCTCGACATCGCGGAAGGGCTCTTCCACCACACGCACCCCGGTGGGATCGGAGGGCCCGCGACACCCTCGGCGAAGCTGATCCTCGACATCGTGACGGTTCCCGAACCCGGTACGGGTCTCTTGATCGTGTTCGGTCTCGCGGGCATGGCGGTCGGGGGAGGCCGACGCCGCTAG